The window CCAAGGCCATGACGCTGACCGTTGAGGCGGGCGTCATCACCGCCACCGCCATCAAGGCGGCTGCGGACAAGGACCTGCTGTTCACCGTGGACCCCGCTTCCAAAACGGCGTCCACCATCGGCGGCAACATTGCAGAAAACTCCGGCGGCCCGTTTGCCTTTGAATACGGCACCACGCTGGACAACATTCTTTCCTACCGCATGGTTACGCCCACCGGAGAAATAGTGGACGTGGAGCGTGTGAACCACCCGCGCCACAAGATCATGGAAGGCGAAACCGCAGTCTTCGAGGTGAAGGACGTCTCCGGCGGCGTGCGCACGGTCATAACCCTGAAAGGTGATGAAATCCGCAAGCCCGGCCTCGGCAAGGACGTGACCAACAAATTCCTCGGCGGCTTGCCCGGCGTGCAGAAGGAAGGCACGGACGGCATCATTGTGGAAGCCTGCTTTGTGTGCCATCCGCCGCAAAAGCACTTCCGCGTGGTGGTGCTGGAATTCTTCGGCCGTTCCATGCACAACGCCATGCTGGTCATCAAGCAAGTCGTGGCCCTTCGCGACACCATCCGCACGCAGGGCGACCTGGTGAAGATTTCCGCGCTTGAGGAATTCGGCATCAAGTACGTTGAGGCCATCGAGTATCAGAAGAAATCCACCCAGTATGAGGGCAAGCCCATCTCGGTGCTTATTTTGCAGCTCGACTCCAACGATGAAGACGCGTTGGAACAGAGTGTGCGGGACATCGTGGATATCTGCGCCCCCTACGATCAGGTGGATGCCTTTGTGGCCAAGGATGCCGCGCAGGCCGAGCACTACTGGGAAGACCGGCACAAGCTCTCGGCCATTGCCCGCCGCACCTCCGGCTTCAAGATCAACGAAGACATCGTTATTCCCATCGACGTCATTCCCGACTTCTCGGACTTCATCGAAGCACTGAACCAGAAGTGCATGGGCAAGGCCTACCGCGCCGCGTTGCAGGACGTGGGCCGCGTGCACGGCATGCCGCTGGAAGACAAGTCCATGAACAGGGAGTTCACCTACGCCTCCAAGGTGGCGCAGGGCAAAATTCCCACATCCGAACTCTCCGATCAGGAAATGCTGGACCGCGCCACGGCCTACTTCAACGAGCTGGCCGAAGCGCACCCCGGCCTCAAGCGGCATTTCCAGAAAATCCATGAACACATGCTGGCCACCCGCATCATCATCGCCAACCACATGCATGCGGGCGACGGCAACTGCCATGTGAACATTCCCGTGAACTCCAACGATCCCGTCATGCTGCACAACGCCGAAGAAGTGGCCGAAGAGGTCATGGCCAAGGCGCAGGAGATGCATGGCGAGGTCACAGGCGAACACGGCATCGGCATCACCAAGATCAAGTTCCTGTCCGAAGAGAAGATGCAGGCGCTCAAGACCTTCAAGAGCCGGGTGGACCCTCATTCCATCATGAACCCTGCAAAGCTGACCCAGCGCGAAACGCCGGTGAAGCCGTTCACCTTCTCCTTCAACAGGCTCATCAAGGATATTCAGGCATCCGGTCTGGCGGACAAGGACCGTCTCATCGGCCTGCTCACGAACATCCAGGTCTGCACCCGCTGCGGCAAATGCAAGCAGGTGTGCCCCATGTTCTTCCCTGAAAAATCGCTGCAGTTCCACCCGCGAAACAAGAACCTGAGCCTCGGCGCCCTGCTTGAGGCCGTGTATTACTCGCAGGTGAACAAGGGCAAGCCTGACGAAAGCCTGCTCGCCCAGTTGCGAAAGATGATGGAACATTGCACCGGCTGCGGCAAGTGCACCGCCGTGTGCCCCGTGAAGATCAACTCCTCCAGCGTGGCGCTGGAGCTGCGCGCCTTTGTGGATGAAGAAGGCGCAGGCGGCCATCCCATCAAGTCCAAGGTACTGGATTTCCTTTCTAAAGACATCCAGTCCCGTGTGCCCCGTGCAGCCAAGATGGCGGCCATGGGCCAGAGGATGCAGAACAAGGCGCTCAGGCTCGTTCCTGCCTCGTGGCGCTCCGGCCTTGAGAACCCGCTGTTCGCAGGCCCCGGCCCCGAGATCGGCTACCGCAGCCTTGCGGAAGCCATCAAGCTGGAAAAGGGCTCCCTCTTCGTGCCCAAGTCCCATGCCGGCTCCAAGCCCATTGAGGCAGTGTTCTACTTCCCCGGCTGCGGCGGATCGCTCTTCTACAGAAACATCGGCCTTGCCGGTCTGATGCTCCTGCTCAAGGCCGGTTACGCCGTGGTCATGCCCGATGAACACCAGTGCTGCGGCTATCCGCTGCTGGCAGCGGGCAAGGACACGCTCTACAAGCAGAACCGCGAACGCAACGTCGCCTCCATGAAGGCGATGTTCGACAAAGCCGCCGCACAAGGCCTGCACATCAGCCACGTGGTGACCGCCTGCGGTTCCT is drawn from Desulfovibrio mangrovi and contains these coding sequences:
- a CDS encoding FAD-binding and (Fe-S)-binding domain-containing protein, translated to MPHKGPHISISSESLVNRVLRIDLDEFEDWPEAVRETAIALAEELFLVRYNPFIDAETVRQSVQARFDQAVPGLAHHYATTLREGLTMFWSSFDSDMAFRDDLIKRIGQVVPKDRIDTRPGSLVECSTDATDLRMELPLLVVAPASAEEVSAVVRLANEMKFALIPRGGASGCTGGAIPARKRTVVMTLQKLSRIKDVDTKAMTLTVEAGVITATAIKAAADKDLLFTVDPASKTASTIGGNIAENSGGPFAFEYGTTLDNILSYRMVTPTGEIVDVERVNHPRHKIMEGETAVFEVKDVSGGVRTVITLKGDEIRKPGLGKDVTNKFLGGLPGVQKEGTDGIIVEACFVCHPPQKHFRVVVLEFFGRSMHNAMLVIKQVVALRDTIRTQGDLVKISALEEFGIKYVEAIEYQKKSTQYEGKPISVLILQLDSNDEDALEQSVRDIVDICAPYDQVDAFVAKDAAQAEHYWEDRHKLSAIARRTSGFKINEDIVIPIDVIPDFSDFIEALNQKCMGKAYRAALQDVGRVHGMPLEDKSMNREFTYASKVAQGKIPTSELSDQEMLDRATAYFNELAEAHPGLKRHFQKIHEHMLATRIIIANHMHAGDGNCHVNIPVNSNDPVMLHNAEEVAEEVMAKAQEMHGEVTGEHGIGITKIKFLSEEKMQALKTFKSRVDPHSIMNPAKLTQRETPVKPFTFSFNRLIKDIQASGLADKDRLIGLLTNIQVCTRCGKCKQVCPMFFPEKSLQFHPRNKNLSLGALLEAVYYSQVNKGKPDESLLAQLRKMMEHCTGCGKCTAVCPVKINSSSVALELRAFVDEEGAGGHPIKSKVLDFLSKDIQSRVPRAAKMAAMGQRMQNKALRLVPASWRSGLENPLFAGPGPEIGYRSLAEAIKLEKGSLFVPKSHAGSKPIEAVFYFPGCGGSLFYRNIGLAGLMLLLKAGYAVVMPDEHQCCGYPLLAAGKDTLYKQNRERNVASMKAMFDKAAAQGLHISHVVTACGSCREGLEKYELPANLKAGLVHKDIVQLIIEQSGTEGGMQLPRFAEGKPLVYHAACHAEWSGVHKVKAAGIYQKALAEMTGAKVTINPGCCGESGMGAMTSPEIYNKLRARKQLQLESGLSGYPEGAPVIVGCPSCKVGIARTFINMHEKRPVLHTLEYIAENLHGEDWKKTFKKLATDAQNGGALRVVDDSAL